Proteins encoded in a region of the Bicyclus anynana chromosome 9, ilBicAnyn1.1, whole genome shotgun sequence genome:
- the LOC112044795 gene encoding prolyl 4-hydroxylase subunit alpha-1, translating into MMKISYVICFVMLNLWTSTRGELFTAISDVEPLLETHRKIIDDLDDYINKEEKRLSILKRHLVKYKNEHEKAMDDIPNYLGNPINAFTLIKRLTTDLDLIEKNIISGTAYIKNITIMNNHSDVKYPTLEDLVGAAQALTRLQETYHLEVNDLSEGRLNGVIYSTSMSAGDCYQLGKALYNEKDYTNALAWMMQALRKYSEDEEEKNFTEVDILEYISFSHYLLDDVKKAMLWTKKLLDLDPEHSRALGNLPHYKKALEEKEAKNKRRLRGDTGEVDLDEYLTDADQPEKKPEALSKYEKERQSYEALCRGEMEMPSKITKKLYCRYLNENNPFLILAPVKMEYMYLNPDIVVFHEVLSDSEIEHIKELAKPRFRRATVHDPKTGELVPAHYRISKSGWLKDEDSPIIARVSRRVADFTGLSMMSAEELQVVNYGIGGHYEPHFDFARKQEHAFEKFNGNRIATVLFYMSDVAQGGATVFTELGLSVFPVKGAAVFWLNLHPSGEGDLATRHAACPVLRGSKWVCNKWIHQGGQELILPCDLEYQPESMIRTPPRPVPKTSR; encoded by the exons ATGATGAAGATTTCATATGTTATATGTTTTGTCATGTTAAATTTGTGGACGTCAACGAGGGGCGAATTGTTCACTGCTATTTCTGACGTGGAACCTTTATTGGAGACACACAGGAAGATTATTGACGATTTAGACGATTATATTAATAAGGAGGAAAAGAGGCTATCTATTTTAAAAAG GCATCTAGTCAAGTACAAAAATGAACACGAGAAAGCTATGGACGACATCCCCAACTATTTGGGTAATCCAATAAACGCATTCACTTTGATCAAAAGACTGACAACAGATTTGGATTTAATTGAGAAGAACATTATATCGGGAACAG CATACATCAAGAACATAACGATAATGAATAACCACAGCGATGTAAAGTATCCAACGCTTGAGGATCTCGTAGGCGCCGCTCAAGCGCTGACGAGGTTACAAGAGACCTACCATCTTGAAGTGAACGATCTTTCTGAAGGAAGATTGAATGGCGTCATTTATAG TACATCAATGAGTGCCGGCGACTGTTACCAGCTGGGCAAGGCTCTGTACAACGAGAAGGACTACACCAACGCGCTGGCGTGGATGATGCAGGCGCTTCGCAAGTACTCTGAGGATGAAGAAGAGAAGAATTTCACTGAAGTGGACATCCTCGAGTATATTAGCTTCTCGCATTACCTGCTGG atgacGTAAAAAAAGCAATGTTATGGACAAAAAAATTGCTAGATCTGGATCCAGAACATTCGCGCGCGCTCGGCAATCTGCCGCATTACAAAAAAGCCCTCGAAGAGAAGGAAGCTAAAAACAAAAGGAGATTGCGCGGG GACACAGGAGAAGTAGATTTAGATGAGTATTTAACAGATGCAGATCAGCCTGAGAAAAAACCAGAGGCATTAAGCAAGTATGAGAAAGAAAGACAATCGTATGAAGCCTTGTGTCGCGGCGAAATGGAAATGCCaagtaaaataaccaaaaa ATTATATTGCCGGTATCTGAATGAGAATAACCCGTTCCTAATATTGGCTCCCGTGAAAATGGAGTACATGTATCTAAACCCCGACATCGTTGTGTTCCACGAGGTGCTGAGCGATTCGGAGATAGAACATATCAAGGAGTTAGCTAAACCGAGA TTCCGTCGAGCGACAGTACACGACCCGAAGACGGGCGAGCTGGTCCCCGCGCACTACCGGATCAGCAAGTCGGGCTGGCTCAAAGATGAAGATTCGCCCATCATTGCGCGAGTGTCCCGGCGCGTGGCAGACTTCACCGGCCTTAGCATGATGTCTGCTGAAGAACTGCAAGTGGTCAATTACGGCATTGGCGGCCATTACGAACCACATTTTGATTTCGCTAGG AAACAAGAACATGCGTTCGAAAAATTCAACGGCAACCGGATAGCCACTGTTCTGTTTTAC ATGTCAGACGTAGCACAAGGCGGTGCGACAGTGTTCACGGAGCTGGGCCTAAGCGTGTTCCCCGTGAAGGGTGCGGCGGTATTCTGGCTCAACCTGCACCCGTCGGGCGAGGGCGACCTGGCCACGCGCCACGCCGCCTGCCCCGTGCTGCGAGGCTCCAAGTGGG TGTGCAACAAATGGATCCACCAAGGCGGTCAAGAGCTGATACTACCCTGCGACTTGGAGTACCAACCCGAGAGCATGATCCGCACCCCACCCCGACCAGTGCCCAAAACGTCCAGATAG
- the LOC112044754 gene encoding kelch domain-containing protein 3, whose protein sequence is MRWTTYIEGGPRRVNHAAVCIGSKIYSFGGYCSTEEYKDWDPIPVHVLNTVTLRWKSLNYTKCATVVSLPFQRYGHTAVAYGDKVYMWGGRNNVVACDKLSCFDTNKLEWSTPSVSGTVPYPKDGHSACIIKNKMYIFGGFEYIFDQYSNDVHCLDLDTMQWSYINTLGTPPSHRDFHTAVAYNERMYIYGGRGDMNNPYNSDQDIYCPLVYYLDTATETWVNVSARGTWPIGRRSHSAWIYKDHMYIFGGLNAKRKKHFNDLHRYSLKGNYWEKLTVQGVGPCQRRRQACLNYKDKVYLFGGTSPCAQNNRPSNESDDSSERLIDNSDLHVLDYSPSLKTLCILAVLKYNLDQTSLPHDIIFDIMSMTLPNRISRPINQSG, encoded by the exons ATGAGATGGACAACATATATTGAAGGGGGTCCCAGACGGGTCAACCATGCAGCTGTATGCATCGGATCAAAGATATATTCATTTGGTGGGTATTGTTCAACTGAGGAGTACAAAGATTGGGATCCCATCCCAGTGCATGTGTTGAACACAGTCACGCTGAGGTGGAAATCTCTGAACTACACAAAATGTGCCACAGTGGTGTCTTTACCGTTTCAGAGGTATGGGCACACAGCTGTTGCTTATGGAGACAAG GTTTACATGTGGGGTGGAAGAAATAATGTTGTAGCTTGCGACAAACTGTCATGTTTCGACACAAACAAGTTAGAATGGAGCACCCCTTCAGTGAGCGGCACAGTACCCTATCCAAAAGACGGCCATTCGGCTTGCATTATCAAGAATAAGATGTACATATTTGGAGGATTTGAATATATATTTGACCAATACTCCAATGACGTTCACTGTTTAGATTTAGACACTATGCAATGGAGTTACATTAATACCCTCGGTACTCCACCTTCCCACCGAGACTTTCACACTGCAGTGGCGTACAATGAAAGGATGTACATCTATGGAGGCAGGGGCGATATGAACAATCCCTATAACTCTGATCAAGACATATACTGCCCATTAGTCTATTACCTCGATACAGCTACTGAAACATGGGTAAATGTGAGTGCAAGAGGCACATGGCCAATTGGTAGGCGAAGTCACTCGGCTT GGATATACAAAGATCACATGTATATATTTGGCGGATTAAACGCCAAAAGGAAGAAGCACTTTAATGACTTGCACAGATATTCCTTAAAAGGGAACTACTGGGAGAAACTTACCGTCCAGGGCGTAGGCCCATGCCAGAGGAGGCGTCAAGCATGCTTAAATTATAAAGAcaaggtttatttatttggtggaacaag cCCTTGTGCGCAAAATAACAGACCATCAAACGAATCTGACGACAGCTCTGAGAGGTTAATTGATAACAGTGATTTGCATGTCCTGGACTATTCACCATCATTGAAGACATTATGTATACTTGcagtattaaaatacaatttggaTCAGACATCATTACCCCATGATATTAT ATTTGATATAATGTCAATGACACTACCAAATCGCATCAGCAGACCAATTAATCAATCTGGATGA
- the LOC112044763 gene encoding DDB1- and CUL4-associated factor 13, which yields MSNMKIKVISRNPEDYLRATKRDIHKLPRNYDPSLHPLEGPREYVRAMNAVKLERVFAKPFIGNLDGHSDGVSSLAKHPNRLAVLASGAFDGEIRLWDLASRKCTRHFTAHEGWVRSLCFTPDGQHFTSVGDDKTIKTWKSVTRDEEDYEPTNTLLSMSVVSGITHHREKPIFATCGEQCQLWENTRSEPVKVFKWGVDSLHHVAFNQVETNLLASCASDRSIILYDFRESGPLRKVVMELRSNALSWNPMEAFIFTVANEDYNLYSFDVRKLKQPINVHMDHTSAVIDVDYSPTGKEFVAGSYDKTVRIFEGLKGHSRDVYHTKRMQRLTCVKWSLDNKYILTGSDEMNIRMWKARASEKLGILKPRERTALNYSEALKEKFSNHPQIKRIARHRHVPKHVMNAQKEIKTIREKNKRKEANRRAHSKPGAVPFVAERKRHVVKEDE from the exons atgtcgaatatgaaaattaaagttataagcAGGAATCCAGAAGACTATTTACGGGCTACAAAAAGGGATATTCATAAAC TACCTAGAAATTATGATCCCAGTCTCCATCCATTGGAGGGGCCGCGAGAGTATGTGAGAGCAATGAACGCAGTGAAACTGGAGAGGGTATTTGCAAAACCTTTTATTGGTAACTTGGACGGTCATTCCGACGGCGTATCTAGTTTGGCTAAACATCCAAACAGATTGGCAGTGCTAGCAAGTGGCGCGTTTGATGGGGAAATTCGACTTTGGGACTTGGCTAGTCGAAAGTGTACTAGACATTTTACAGCTCATGAGGGTTGGGTGCGTTCGTTATGTTTCACACCAGATGGTCagcattttacaagtgttggtGACGATAAGACAATTAAAACTTGGAAATCTGTAACACGTGATGAGGAGGATTACGAACCCACTAACACATTGTTGAGTATGTCAGTAGTCTCTGGTATCACACATCATAGGGAGAAGCCAATATTTGCCACCTGCGGAGAGCAATGTCAGCTGTGGGAGAACACAAGGAGTGAACCAGTTAAAGTATTTAAATGGGGTGTAGACAGCCTTCATCATGTGGCTTTCAATCAG GTAGAAACAAATCTGCTAGCATCATGTGCAAGTGACAGGAGTATCATATTATATGATTTCCGTGAGTCTGGCCCTCTCCGGAAGGTGGTCATGGAGTTGAGATCAAATGCTCTCTCATGGAACCCAATGGAGGCATTTATATTTACTGTTGCAAATGAAGATTACAA tCTATACAGTTTtgatgtaagaaaattaaagcAACCAATAAATGTGCATATGGACCACACTTCTGCTGTCATAGATGTAGATTACTCTCCCACTGGGAAAGAGTTTGTAGCAGGAAGTTATGACAAAACAGTAAGAATATTTGAAGGTCTCAAGGGTCATTCAAGAGATGTATACCACACAAAAAGAATGCAAAGACTCACATGTGTGAAATGGTCTTtggataataaatatatactcacTGGGTCTGATGAAATGAATATAAGAATGTGGAAAGCAAGAGCCTCAGAAAAGCTTGGTatt CTTAAACCACGTGAACGTACTGCACTGAATTATTCAGAGGCTTTGAAAGAGAAGTTCAGTAATCATCCACAAATCAAAAGAATAGCACGTCACAGGCACGTGCCCAAGCATGTCATGAACGCGCAAAAGGAGATCAAGACCATCAGAGAAAAGAACAAACGCAAGGAGGCAAACAGACGTGCACACAGCAAACCCGGTGCCGTGCCATTTGTGGCCGAACGTAAAAGACATGTGGTCAAGGAAGACGAATGA